A part of Larkinella insperata genomic DNA contains:
- a CDS encoding carbonic anhydrase: MHAHEKMLLANKAWALDKLELNEHYFEDLAADQKPQFLWIGCSDSRVSAEEITGTMPGEMFVHRNIANQVISSDLNLLSVLQYAVEVLKVRHIIVCGHYECGGVKAALLDKRYGLIDNWLQNIQIVKQKYAPELKAIPDEHDRFNRLVELSTREQVYNLGHTSIIQEAWNRKQELWIHGWVFNMHNGQLKKIVDLSSEDQAAVDLVKELGAEDGLSRALTTDIRLLTEK; this comes from the coding sequence ATTAGCGAATAAAGCCTGGGCGCTTGACAAGCTGGAACTGAACGAACATTATTTCGAGGACCTGGCGGCCGATCAAAAACCGCAGTTTCTTTGGATCGGCTGTTCCGACAGCCGGGTGTCGGCCGAAGAAATTACGGGTACCATGCCGGGCGAGATGTTTGTTCACCGGAATATCGCCAATCAGGTCATTTCCTCGGACCTGAACCTGCTGAGCGTTCTGCAGTATGCGGTTGAAGTGCTGAAAGTCCGGCACATCATTGTCTGCGGACACTACGAGTGCGGTGGGGTCAAGGCCGCCCTGCTCGACAAGCGATACGGCCTGATTGACAACTGGTTGCAAAATATCCAGATCGTCAAGCAGAAATATGCGCCGGAGCTGAAGGCCATCCCCGACGAACACGATCGTTTCAACCGCCTGGTAGAACTCAGCACCCGGGAGCAGGTATACAACCTGGGCCATACCTCAATTATCCAGGAAGCCTGGAACCGCAAGCAGGAGCTCTGGATTCACGGCTGGGTATTCAATATGCACAACGGGCAACTGAAAAAGATTGTCGACTTATCGTCGGAAGACCAGGCCGCTGTCGATCTGGTGAAGGAACTGGGAGCTGAAGACGGGCTGTCGAGAGCCCTGACCACCGACATCCGGCTGTTGACGGAAAAATGA